From Methylopila sp. M107, a single genomic window includes:
- a CDS encoding acyl-CoA dehydrogenase family protein, translated as MNAVTQSLRAATPRLPVPGSPELGELLAAIAEGASERDAKRILPFEQIALIRKARFGALRLRKEEGGAGLTLREHLSAVILLGEADPNVAHILRNHFGFVERYTQPSRGEAHLRWARLIAGGEIVGLAMTEINAKNVGGVEFDTRLTPDGDGFFLNGTKYFSTGSIFSDYVLVRAQDEDGRYVSAIVPSVREGLILEDDWDGLGQRLTGTGTTRLTNVRVAPEELIYDDESDGVGFGRPYHGSHSQLFLTAIVAGIIRAAAADAAALVRKRARTFSFAPTEAPVDDPILQHAVGEIAAAAFAAEAAVLAAADALDRTVASRVNGRPDIDVAHEGALAAAKAKVVVDELAIRSGAAVFDAGGASATKKSANLDRHWRNARTLASHNPAAYKARSVGQHLITGERLPLTGFF; from the coding sequence ATGAACGCCGTGACCCAGAGCCTGCGCGCCGCGACGCCGCGCCTGCCCGTGCCGGGCTCGCCCGAACTCGGCGAGCTTCTCGCCGCGATCGCGGAGGGCGCCTCCGAGCGCGACGCCAAGCGCATCCTCCCCTTCGAGCAGATTGCGCTGATCCGGAAAGCGCGCTTCGGGGCGCTGCGGCTGCGCAAGGAAGAGGGCGGCGCGGGCCTCACCCTGCGCGAACATCTGTCGGCCGTCATCCTGCTCGGCGAGGCGGACCCCAACGTCGCGCACATCCTGCGCAACCATTTCGGCTTCGTGGAGCGCTACACGCAGCCCTCCAGGGGCGAGGCGCATCTGCGCTGGGCGCGGCTGATCGCCGGCGGCGAGATCGTCGGGCTCGCCATGACGGAGATCAACGCCAAGAATGTCGGCGGGGTCGAGTTCGACACCCGCCTGACGCCGGACGGCGACGGCTTTTTCCTCAACGGGACCAAGTATTTCAGCACCGGCAGCATCTTTTCCGACTATGTGCTGGTCCGCGCGCAGGACGAGGACGGGCGCTATGTCAGCGCGATCGTCCCTTCGGTGCGCGAGGGTCTGATCCTGGAGGACGACTGGGACGGCCTCGGCCAGCGCCTCACGGGCACCGGAACCACGCGGCTGACCAATGTGCGCGTGGCGCCGGAAGAGCTGATCTATGACGACGAGAGCGACGGCGTCGGCTTCGGCCGGCCCTATCACGGCTCCCATTCGCAGCTGTTCCTGACCGCGATCGTGGCCGGAATCATCCGCGCCGCGGCGGCGGACGCGGCGGCGCTCGTCCGCAAGCGTGCGCGCACCTTCTCGTTCGCCCCGACGGAAGCGCCGGTCGACGACCCGATCCTGCAACACGCCGTCGGGGAGATTGCGGCGGCGGCCTTTGCGGCCGAGGCCGCGGTGCTTGCGGCGGCGGACGCGCTCGACCGCACGGTCGCCTCGCGGGTCAATGGGCGACCGGACATCGACGTCGCCCATGAGGGCGCGCTCGCGGCCGCCAAGGCGAAGGTGGTCGTCGACGAACTCGCGATCCGCTCGGGCGCCGCGGTGTTCGACGCAGGCGGCGCCTCCGCGACCAAGAAGAGCGCCAATCTCGACCGGCATTGGCGGAACGCCCGCACCCTCGCCTCGCACAACCCCGCCGCCTACAAGGCGCGCAGCGTCGGCCAGCACCTGATCACTGGAGAGAGGCTGCCGCTCACCGGATTCTTTTGA